In Gadus morhua chromosome 2, gadMor3.0, whole genome shotgun sequence, the DNA window GGTGCCTCCACTGACCTTGAGCTGCCTCATCTGGCTCTGCAGCTGCTTGAGTTCCATCTGGAACTGCTCCATGTCCTCGCTGCTGTAGCTGCACTCGGACTCGTACGTCTAGGAGAACAAACCAACAGTGGTCGTTCtcatggtgcgtgtgtgttgtaccTTGCTCCTGCCACCAGACATTTAGAGAGCATCCAACAAGCTGTTCCACAGCTGGTATGCAGCCAAAACCCAGATGATATCCCCAAgtgttatgtgtgtatgtttatgaatCTGATAAGGCAGTTACTTACAGGTGAGTGGAAGGCTGAAGTGTCCATCAAACTTGCTGCTTCATGATAGGAGAACATAAAGGGACCCTGTGCAAGACCCGCCTCCTCCAAATGATCCTGGAAGATCTCCCGCGTAGCCTCCACAAAATCTGTTTGGGAGAGTTCATTGCAACACGTTGTCATATGGACTAAGCCAACTCTCCTTATAGAACATGATGCAGCGAGCTCAGACCAGCCTGTTCTAATGGACTGCTCCCAAGACGGTTCCAACAAACACACCAGTGGCCGATAGATGGCCGAGCAGCAACACTTAAAGACCTCAGATGAATATATGATCTCTTCATGCATCGTGGTCCATTGTGAGATGTTACTCTAAAATGAGCATTATATGTACCAAAGTATACATAACAGTCGTCATTTCAACACGTCAaatgttgtatttgtttgtcTGCGGGATATGTGACTCCATCCATGAGCGGGCGTGTGGGCTGCTGTCTAAATGTGAACGGCTGCATGCCCCACCTCCATACGATACCGTTCCCTGGGTGTCCGTGGTCAGACTTTGTCTTAACTGCCTCCTCTTGTCCTCTGTGACTTCCAGACCAAGGAAGAACAAAGCCTAGAACAGAGGAAGAACATACCGACTCTAACAGCCAACAGCGACATCAACCCTCATCCCAAGTGGACAGAGTCTGCATGACTGAACCTTCTGCCCATTACCACAGACCTGGGGCCACATATAACAGTATATACACTAGTtactctgcttctctctctttattcacCCATATCTTGTCCATTTTAGGGCACTGAGCACGGCTCACACAGCAAGAAGGACCAGCAGTATATTGATAAGGAACTGCTGTTGCAGAGAAATGTCAGAGCTACAGAATGCCTGAAGGGTCCTTCAAAATGAGAGATGAAATAAGTGCAAAAGTAAGACTTTCTACTATATGAAGGTTGTGTTATCTCTTTGTATATTAGCACATGCTATAGTCATACAGCTCGATAGTGGAAGAGCAAACTATATGCCCAGCACTAAATGGATGAAGACAAACATAGAAAAGCTacgtgttttgtttttatgcaCTGTTTAAGCActccctcatttaaatattggCTTGTatagtatctgtctgtctgtctgtctgtctgtctgtctgtctgtctgtctgtctaattTAGAGTTTTGACATATTTTTCTACATTCTGTATTTTTGTCACatgattcaattcaattctaAATGATTCATGAGATATATGTGTGATGAACATGAATGTCATTATATTGATAGACCTAAAGTTGCGGTACAGCAGAACTCACCAGGTCCAGCTTGTCAAACTGAAGCCGTATGTGAGGATCCAGGGTGATCTTGGGCTTGGGCCCCGGTGTGCTGCTCTGACTGGCAGCGGAGGCTGAACCAGGGAGGGGGACCAGGGAGGGAGACCAGGGAGGGAGACCAGGGAGGGGGACCAGGGGAGGGCCCAGGGGAGGGGGACCAGGGAGGGAGACCAGGGAGGGGGACCAGGGGAGGGCCCAGGGGGAATAGAAGAGTGCACGGTTCAGGACAGGGTCAGTAGATCAGGGCCCAATGCCAGGACAAACTCAATGAGATACCGGGAATTAATGATATGATGGATAGTTAAAGAGATATTCAAAGTTACAAACTAGACCCGTGCTAATGATGACAAGGGGAATCTGAGTGTTATTGTCTCTACAGATCAGCCAATACCACTCAAACTCTGAAagttatataaatacatttatctaAACATATTTGtcagaaaatatatttaaacCAAAATGCTTAAAGATGGGCTACAAATGAATAGAGAAATAAATTGGAAGTGttttattattacatattattaAATCTATACTATTATTAGTTGAAGGTAAAACCATATGCTGAAATTACACATtaagataaaaataaattcgAAGGGTAAAATAAAAGGCATTGAGCCTAGAGTGACAGATGATTAAATAGGGAGAATGTGATTATGGAGATCAGAGGAAAGGGTCAATGTGTGAAGAGTGAGTGAGCCGGcgtgtgagagggggagaggctaAGAGGCAATGCTCAATATTAATTTGATGAGTTTGCCTGTCCtagatttgtgtgtttgctagcTCCCACCAttgcaggctgtgtgtgtgcgtgcgcgcgggagtgtgtgtgcatgtgcatgtatgaGCGTGCATGTGGGAGAGTGCTGGTTGTTGCTAAGAGTATGAGCCTATTGCTGTGataaggaccccccccccccctgggtagCAGGAGGCTTTAAGCCTGTCTCTCTACCGGCTCGGCGCCACGCCTCTGACAGCTTCCTGTTGTGACACAACAGCACGGGAATTATGTTTCGACGCAGTAGTCACGCAAACCCACCTACCGTCCCAGACCACAGCTCTACTGAGGTAGAGCGGGAGGGAGAATACAGAATTCAATTTGATGATAGATTCTGTTCTGTGTCATATTTAAATATAGTACAGTATGATCCGATTTAAATCAACCAACGCAGTTgtacaatgtctgtgtgtgtgtgtgtgcctgtgttaatgtttgtgtgtgccagtgaGTGTATGAATGTGGGGGGATAGACACCATAACTGGGATTGCTGATGTACTAGTGATGTGTGCCAAGAGGTAAAGCCACAAACAAAGGCAGTGGCTTCAGTGAAACGGTTGGTGGATTTGCTGACTGAAGCAGGCAGTAAGCGAGACGGTAGGAGGTCCTTGGCTCCAGCCTAATCTGGGCCAATAGGATTGGGTCCATCTCCCCAGGTGTCTGTGCAGTGCAGGCCCACCCGACAACCTGCTCAGGTGGGCACCTTTAACGGGCTTTGCTATGAGCTGATGGGAAGTGTCCTCGAGATACATACGAACTAAATTTGTATCTGTGGGATGTTTGTGTCTGCGATGAAACATATGTAGCCTATTACTTTAATTTTTTAAACATGTATCTGGTAAAGTTATGATTTGGGCTAGTCTTCATTGGGTTGGGCAGATTTTAAGTTGTGATTGAGAATCCAAACTCTCTATTTGATCTGGCAACAATGAATGCTAATCCCTTCCATTTGAAAAGAGTTGATTTGTACCTGAAATGTTAATATCTGGTGGGAAGATGtcaggggaagaagaagagacgGTTGCTGTTTCCTCTGGATGACTCTTTAAACGTAGAGACATGGATAGGACAAGGAAAAGTTATGGTTTAAAGGTACAGGGACACATACAAGCACATTACATACAGTACAATTATTCAGTATTCTGTTTAAGGAAAGATTTATTGTGGTTGGCAGTATGAATTTGGAATTAATTGCATTCAATTACAATAAAAGAATAGGTGAGTTTGCACTACAATGAACAAATTAATAATTGACATCTGCGTTTTCATTTCTGGACCACAAAAATCTAAACAATGACAGACTGATCAAAGCATCTTAGTTGTAACAATAAGCATTACAGCTGATTAATGTATAATGGATGTAGAATATACATGTAAATGACTTCATCAACATCAGTATGGTGGCAGTGAGCAGACACAGCGACCAACACCAGGTGGGGGTACCTCGGGGGATCGGTGGGGAGGTCTGTAGCGTGCGGACCCTGAGCTGCTGCCCGCTGCTCGCTGTGCCCCGTTGTGAAGGGAGGAGCTGCTGGGGAAGGAGCCCTTACCCGGAATAAAGGCTATCTCCACCACGCTGTCCTGGCTGAGGAGAGCGTGGACAGCGGGGTACACGGTGACACACCCACACTGGGTCTCCCCACAACGTTCACACTATGTTAACGCCTGGATATCAAGCTCAAGAATAGTTGGAGATGTATCTATTTTATGTTATtacttcattttattgtatgtttgctttCGCTTTCTGCAACATCTTaaacacattgcactttctttttaactttgccattgttttcttttacttatctattttattttattatttcattgtaCTGTATGactatgtttctatgtgaagacCTTtaagtctgcctcgtgtatgaaaagtgctatatcaataaagttgccttgccttgcctgcTTGATAACTGCAGCCGGACCTACTGTGATCATTGAACCTCACTTTCACCATTTGGGCTGAAATCCTCTATTAACGTATCTGAACTCATTGCTGTAACTCGTTCTCGAGGCCGTCATTGATACATGTGGGCCGGTTCCTCACCTGAGCTTGACCTTCTTCAACATGCTTCTGGCCTCCTCGTGTGTGACGCCTATCAACGACTCCTTGTTGATGGCGATGAGTTGGTCCCCAGGCCTCAAACGCCCGTCCTAGGGGTAAGTACACCGCTGACATGGTGGCTTTTGCTTTGTTTCCCTTTTTAGCGTACGCTTTTTCAAAGCACTTTGtttggtttctttgtttgtttagcAGCACATTCGGTCCTGTTGATGCCCGCCAAGATGCAGACGCAACAGCAACCTGGCTGGTGTCATAAACCCGCTAAGTGAGTCTGCACGGAAAGTACAGTAGGTCAAAAGAGAGATAACAAAGGACAAAGATACAGCTTTTAGTGTGCTGCTCACTAATGTAGGCTAGGCTTAGCGCAGATTAACTGCTCCATATCAGTCACATGTGTAACCAGTGAGTGATGTCTCCACTTCCCTGGTGAAGGAAAAGGCATGAAGGGCATTGTGATTGTTCCGGGTCTGCGTCTGACACAGCGCAGAACACAAGCTGATGCCCTGAACCATTGCAGGAGAATGGGGTTCAAATCAGCTGGTCTTCATTTTTCTCTAACATTCGTACTCCTCAACTCCAGTGATGCCATTGAGCCTGACGTTTAATAGGCCCCAAAAAAGTGCTGTCCTTAAAATCGCGACGCAGACGCTAGGGTTAATTCCCCTGGACACGGTCCCGGTTAACTAGAAATTAGACTGACCTGATGCAGATACAAAGtcaaatattgttattattaatattatgtaAGTAATCTCTCTGAAAATCCTGGAACGTAGGCAAAGGCGGTCACAGGGATAAATGCTTTGTAACCTACTGACCCATACTCTGCGTAAGCTCACAACTCTTCTCCTGGACCTGCCAATCTAGTACTTTACGTGCAGGCACACCAAACCCCCCCTGCTTACCCGATGGCAGTCTCCCCCCGACAGCACCTCCTGGATGAAGACTGCAGGCCCGTCGGGGCGGTTGGACCCCCCTCCCAGCGTGATCCCAAGGCTGCTGGCGTGTGCCAGGGTGATCAGCTGGATGACCCCCTCCCCCGGGTGGCTGGGGGATGCGAGCACACCAACAGCGTTTGGTTTGGGTGTCACCGTGCTGACGTGCTGGcgtaaggctcagttatggttcctgGCCGACGCATCGCAGTGACCACGCAGACCCTTCGACGCAGCCTCAGAGCCTCAGAGCCCTTGTTgctgcgtcgaggcgacgcagcaacaagggctctgattggtccgctcactagaACCATACGCAGAACCAAAACTGGTTACAATTAATGGGAGGCGCACGTCGGCCCTTGCGGTGgtcgcaaggagggtccgcaaggatgGAAGGGGTCCGCTAAACCCCCTAGTGGTGCGTGGACGAGGAACCATAACCAAGGCCGCACAGAGCAAACACCAACGCTGGTACCTGAGGGAGCGCATCAGCGCCCCGCTGCTGGCGTACGCGTTCTGGGACCCTGCAGGGCTCAGGAGCAGCGGGCTCTGGGACCGGGACGAGGAGCCCGACGACGTGCTCTCCAGCGGTCTGGTTCCTTCAGCCGGCGGGCCGGCGGGAggtcagggggagaggaggaggggtcaaGCTACCTCAAACACGCTCAGTGTGTTTGAGGATCTCCACAATCAAGGCATGGATGTCCTGATGCAATGTGAAGGCTTCAGAAAGGAGACTTATCCCTTCAATGGAAGCTTAAAGTCGCTCTAGCTCGTAGTAAACAATACCCTGGATATATCTGTACTCAACGCTGACTGATATCGATCATGAAATTAAATCCTATAGCTGAGATATTCTAGGAATACAATATACAGTCCATCCCGCCCTTCTCTCCTTCTAACCCTAATCGTACTATCAGGACTCCCTAAACCCCTCCACCCGTGCCCCCGGCTGGCTGAGCTGCAGTAATCCATGCAGCTGCAGAGCCAGTTAGAGGGACAGAACCCTGTCAAGAGTTATCTTACTTCTGGAAGCCTCCCGCCTACTAACCAGGAAGGGCAGAACCGTGGCTCATTTTAGGCTTTAGGCCAGGCAAGTCATTAACAACTATTGTTTATTTCCAATGAAGGCCTGGCAGGTGGAAAGGAGCCACAAGTGGCTGGAACATACAATGGTTATGAATACAAATCACACAAGAAGCAGAGATCAATAAGGTGAAGGAAAGCAGTTGTAGGAATCAGTTGTATGTGTGACTGCAGTCGTCGGCTGCAGCAGATTCAGAAGATGGGGTTATTGGGAATGTAGAATACAATGCAAAACCTGGAACCACCAACCTTGCACTTGAATGGGAGAGTTTCGTGTTGATCCCGTGCTGCTGTTGGATCCATACTTTTCAAGTAGCTCAGCAAATTCTCTCCTATTTAGGGCATGAAACAGAAACATGTGGTCCCCTTATGTCAGTCAGTGATTCGCTACCAATGTTAACCACTCAGGACTGATGGACTGAAGATAAGATATGCACGGACCAGTACCAGTATTATGCAAGTTCTTCTCTTCCTGCACTGTGCAGTGAAGTCAAAGGTAAGGTGGTAAATGTACAATAGTATTGTAGTATTagcatagtagtagtagtatgatATAGTATAATTAATTAGTTCCCTGGTTAAGTGTATTTAGTTCTTCTGCAGTGCGTATCCGTGCAATGCCTGAAGGGCCTTTCAGACTGCTGTCAGGCCCTGGTCTGGGTCCATGGAGTGCATCCATTCTGACCGTGTGGAGAGGGTACCAACCAACCCAACAAGCAGAGAGCACGGTGTTTCATGTGTGACCTGTGCCATCCATCCATGCACGTGAATATGTAGAAGGGACAAAATCCATGCAACTTAGCGTTTACGCATCAGTGTAAGTTCTCTCCTGCTCTGGCTACGGAGGTGAATACAGAGAGCTCCGATTAACCCCCTGAGGTTTGCGTGATTGGAGGCACTACACTAGACTAATTCTGCCCCCATCACGCCAGCCAAGCTGCCTTTGTTGGCGCTATATCTGTAGAGGAGACCCATAGAGCTATTGTAGTTAGAGGTGCACTGATACAACACCTTATGTTCAATCAATAAAAGTGATCGCCTCAAAACGGATGTGTTTCCCTCCCAATCTGCCTCTGGAGTACCTGACCTATGAAGCCCATCCTGGACGATAGGCTCATCCCTGAAGGGGACACAGAAAGGTGGGCTGCAGTATCGAAGGCCTTTAATGCATTAGCTTTGTCATGTGACCTGTCAAAACCTTTTTGCTTAGCTGCGGGACGACCATCACAATCAGAGCTGTGACAGCTGACGAGGGGCTGACCTCCTTTCTACAGGTAAACAGGCAATGCTAACAACAGCCACAGCGACTGTGATGATGTGAGGACCACCATAGGGTCATTACTGTAGGTCTAAAACTGATGTGTGTTAATAATATTGGCAACAGTGTTGGTGTTGTCCCTGTGGTGCGATTGAAGGGCCTGTTTAAGTGGAACACTCTTTAAGGGTTCTCTCAGTAGAAGAGCACTTACTTGGCCTCTTCATCTCTGGCAATCAGAAGTCGCATGTGATTCGTTGCAGAAGCTCCCCTCAAGACATCCACAGCTcttcaaatgcaaacacacacacacacacacacacacacacacacacacacacacacacacacacacacacacacacacacacacacacacacacacacacacacacacacacacattcttgtcAATAGACGGAGTTAACAGTAATTCATcatatttgaataatttcaccTATGACAGAGTAATTACAAATGTATAGATGCTGTTTACTTGGCTAAAATACAAGATTACCTCTCACTTGTGACTCCTACCAGGCTGTCCCCATTAACCTCCAAGATCTGGTCCCCTGCCTGGAGGCTTCCTGGGACATTTCAAGGATTTCAGGTGATAATGCTTTCAGGTGATAATGTACTGGTGTCAGTGTGTCGGTACCCGTCCAATTGACTGCTGGTCCAGAACTCTGCTAGGCTACTTACATATTCCAGAAGATAGAaccaacctcctcctcactggctCTGTCATATTGATCAAGGTATGACTGGTTATTTTTGAGGACTCAATTGGTTATCCCCCTCTTATAATTCTGATCTTCAGCATCCCAAGTGTCTCTCAGAGGGTAACTTTAACCATCTTAACCCCGGTCCTTATCTTCACCTGCTGGCTGGTCCACAGTGACGTCCCTAGGCTCCCCTCCCCGTCAGGGATGCCCTCCCTGTTTACTGTGGTCTGGAGCGTTTGGCTCCATCCATTTTTTGTTTCTGATATAACTAGTCCAAGATTTTGCATGCTTACTGAAATTAAATTGCTTTCTTAtttgaacatatatatatatatatatatatatatatatatatatatatatatatatatatatatatatatatatattctgctgCAACCCTACAGATTACTGGACAAAGCGATATACCATCCCTATCATTCTAGCAGCTATTTAAATATTTGATCCCACACATAATCAATCCTTTACTTTCAGAGAATGCTACTCTCCGAAGTATTACGTTTCACAGACTACCTTAATAAGTCAGCAAGGCATGCACAGAAATTGAGGTCAAAGTAAAGCTTTGAACATTTTGTCTtcgtctccacacacacacacacacacacacacacacacacacacacacacacacacacacacacacacacacacacacacacacacacacacacacacacacacacacacacacacaccctttaccCGCATAATGGGTGAGTTTTGCGTATGAATGTGTGGGCCTGCATGTAGCTGATTAAGGATGAGGCAAGGAGTTTTAGGGCTTAGAGAGAGGAATATTCCTTCAGACTACAATAGTCTAAATCCGGATATGTCAATGGTGAGCAGGGTAACCAAGCACGAAGCACGAAGTCTGCTGCCACTTCATGGTGCTTGGTTGAGTATTGCTTAATGCATAGCTCAGAACACTGTATTCAGCACCAACGGCACAATTTGCAGAATCAAGCTTGGCATCTATTTATATCTTGAATGTGTAGCTATTTGTAATTGGTTTTCCAAAAAGCAATCAAATGATCTTACCTAAATCAGCTAGTGCAAAAGACAAAAGCTAAACCAGAACATTTTGATAAAACAGAGAGAATGCCACTGCAACAATTGTCCAACTATCTTGATGACATTTGTGGTATTTCTTTATATCTTCCCTTTTTCCCTAATCATACCTTTTATTATCTGAAACATGTAAATGTCTCAGATACAAATACACTGGTCATCGGCTAAACCCTTCAAAGGTCCCGTGACATGCCACactaatcacactcgcacctgg includes these proteins:
- the si:dkeyp-72e1.9 gene encoding syntaxin-binding protein 4 isoform X2, giving the protein MPTFSVMYKGAVIISRTLMGPYGVDRAVHALEFNECENGLGIKVIGGVKETTGEEFGVYVKRILPGGIASSDGSLQAGDQILEVNGDSLVGVTSERAVDVLRGASATNHMRLLIARDEEAKREFAELLEKYGSNSSTGSTRNSPIQVQGTRPLESTSSGSSSRSQSPLLLSPAGSQNAYASSGALMRSLSHPGEGVIQLITLAHASSLGITLGGGSNRPDGPAVFIQEVLSGGDCHRDGRLRPGDQLIAINKESLIGVTHEEARSMLKKVKLSQDSVVEIAFIPGKGSFPSSSSLHNGAQRAAGSSSGSARYRPPHRSPESHPEETATVSSSSPDIFPPDINISASAASQSSTPGPKPKITLDPHIRLQFDKLDLALFFLGLEVTEDKRRQLRQSLTTDTQGTVSYGDFVEATREIFQDHLEEAGLAQGPFMFSYHEAASLMDTSAFHSPTYESECSYSSEDMEQFQMELKQLQSQMRQLKGMLKDTEDSKKSLEEELQKTAQKASLTVEENARLRDRLQAAADGPLPPPSSAEQDYEEVIGLLEAEIRDLKNQLTDKRPPPRPLDPAAPQEDVGDVNRRLRAVDWQLRRSESTRRQLETSHNKLLGFAQNVHRVLSAPSPGGGEHGASEPSPVTTSPDPALQLAMEAKRLLERVCVLNTGDTASCSEAESADAMNRSPPPPPPV
- the si:dkeyp-72e1.9 gene encoding syntaxin-binding protein 4 isoform X3; the protein is MGPYGVDRAVHALEFNECENGLGIKVIGGVKETTGEEFGVYVKRILPGGIASSDGSLQAGDQILEVNGDSLVGVTSERAVDVLRGASATNHMRLLIARDEEAKREFAELLEKYGSNSSTGSTRNSPIQVQGTRPLESTSSGSSSRSQSPLLLSPAGSQNAYASSGALMRSLSHPGEGVIQLITLAHASSLGITLGGGSNRPDGPAVFIQEVLSGGDCHRDGRLRPGDQLIAINKESLIGVTHEEARSMLKKVKLSQDSVVEIAFIPGKGSFPSSSSLHNGAQRAAGSSSGSARYRPPHRSPESHPEETATVSSSSPDIFPPDINISASAASQSSTPGPKPKITLDPHIRLQFDKLDLALFFLGLEVTEDKRRQLRQSLTTDTQGTVSYGDFVEATREIFQDHLEEAGLAQGPFMFSYHEAASLMDTSAFHSPTYESECSYSSEDMEQFQMELKQLQSQMRQLKGMLKDTEDSKKSLEEELQKTAQKASLTVEENARLRDRLQAAADGPLPPPSSAEQDYEEVIGLLEAEIRDLKNQLTDKRPPPRPLDPAAPQEDVGDVNRRLRAVDWQLRRSESTRRQLETSHNKLLGFAQNVHRVLSAPSPGGGEHGASEPSPVTTSPDPALQLAMEAKRLLERVCVLNTGDTASCSEAESADAMNRSPPPPPPV
- the si:dkeyp-72e1.9 gene encoding syntaxin-binding protein 4 isoform X1; the protein is MTGKSSCRSFRSIVGLVAQSYRSTSQLRTLMGPYGVDRAVHALEFNECENGLGIKVIGGVKETTGEEFGVYVKRILPGGIASSDGSLQAGDQILEVNGDSLVGVTSERAVDVLRGASATNHMRLLIARDEEAKREFAELLEKYGSNSSTGSTRNSPIQVQGTRPLESTSSGSSSRSQSPLLLSPAGSQNAYASSGALMRSLSHPGEGVIQLITLAHASSLGITLGGGSNRPDGPAVFIQEVLSGGDCHRDGRLRPGDQLIAINKESLIGVTHEEARSMLKKVKLSQDSVVEIAFIPGKGSFPSSSSLHNGAQRAAGSSSGSARYRPPHRSPESHPEETATVSSSSPDIFPPDINISASAASQSSTPGPKPKITLDPHIRLQFDKLDLALFFLGLEVTEDKRRQLRQSLTTDTQGTVSYGDFVEATREIFQDHLEEAGLAQGPFMFSYHEAASLMDTSAFHSPTYESECSYSSEDMEQFQMELKQLQSQMRQLKGMLKDTEDSKKSLEEELQKTAQKASLTVEENARLRDRLQAAADGPLPPPSSAEQDYEEVIGLLEAEIRDLKNQLTDKRPPPRPLDPAAPQEDVGDVNRRLRAVDWQLRRSESTRRQLETSHNKLLGFAQNVHRVLSAPSPGGGEHGASEPSPVTTSPDPALQLAMEAKRLLERVCVLNTGDTASCSEAESADAMNRSPPPPPPV